Part of the Desulfovibrio porci genome is shown below.
CGTAAAAACCCCGGCCTGGGCCGGGGTTTTTCAGTCTGCGTGAAGCTTAGTTGCCGTTCGACGCGGGTGCGGCGGCGGGCGCCGTTTTGCCCACGCCGGTTTCTTCCTGCAACAGACGCTCGGTGTTGACCACCGGGAAGCTCGGGCTCTTGCCCGGATCAGCCCAGCCGCCGCCCAGCGCCATGCACACGCTGACTACCGCGTTGAGGCGGTCGCGCAGGGCCGCGGCCAGTTGCAGCTCGGCGGAGAAAAGCTGGCGTTCGGCATCCAGTACGGTCAGATAGTCGGTATAGCCGTTGTCGTATTGCAGGCGGGCGATGTCCACGGCGCGGCGCAGGCTTTCCACCTGGATCTGCATGCTGCGCACAATGGCGTCCGCCTCGCGCTGGGAGGTAAGCGAGGTGCGGATATCCTGGAAGGCAGTCTGCACGGTCTTCAGATACACCGCGATGGCGGCTTTTTTCTGCGCCTCGGCGTCCTTCAGGTTGTACCAGTTGTTGCCGAAGTCCAGGATGGGCAGCGTGCCGCTGGCGCCGTAGCTCCAGGCCGCGGACGGATTGATGAAAAGATTGCCCACAGCCGCGCTGAGCGTGCCCAGCATGCCCGTCAGGGAGATGGAGGGGAAAAACTGGGCGCGGGCCACGCCGATATTGGCGTTATAAGCCATGACCAGGTATTCGGCGGCGCGCACGTCGGGACGCCGCTCCAGCAGTTCGGAGGGCAGACCGGCGGGCAGCACCGGAGGCGAAGGCAGCATGCCGATGGCCATGCCGCGCGGCATGGCGCTGTTGATGATGTCGCGCGGCGAGCGACCCAACAGCACGGCCAGCGCCGCTTCGGCCTGATCCACCGCCACGGTGCTGGTGTGCACCTGGGCGCGGGCGGTTTCCACCTCGGCCCTGGCCCGCTGCCAGTCAAGTTCGGTGATGTCGCCCTGCTTGTAGCGGCTGGTGTAGATGCCGAAGGCGTCTTCGCGGCTCTTCAGGGTACGCCGGGCCGTGTCCAGCTGCATGTCCAGGGCCAGCAGGGCGAAATAGCCCTGAGCCGTCTGCCCGGCCACGGAAAGCCGCAGGGCCTCATGTCCCACCACGCTGTTCATCAGCACGTCGCTGAGCATGGTGCGGTTATTGCGGTACTTGCCCCAGAAATCCAGCTCCCAGGAGGCGTTGAGCGAACCCTGGTAGTTGGTGTTGGTGCGGTCGGCCTGAGTGCTGTAATTGGCGACCCGGGTGGACGAGCTTTGCGAGCTCGCGCCGCCGTCAGCGCTGACATACGGGAACAGGGCGGATGTGGCCACGCCCACCTGCGCCGCGGCGGAGTCGATCCTGGCCAGGGATTCGGCCAGATCCTGATTGTTTTTCAAGGCTTCCTCGACCAGGGCCGTGAGCACAGGATCGTTGAAGCGGGTCCACCAGTCCGTGTTCAGCGGCGCGGACCCCAGATCCACCTTCCGCCACTGTTCGGGAATGTCCTGTTCAGGCCGCTCATAACGCGGCGCCAGCGAGCAGGCGGAAAGCAGCAAGGCGAACGTCGCCGCCAGCGTCAGCGCGCGGATCGCGGCAAAAGCCGGAGCCCGACGGATTGTATAGGGGGCGTTCATATGTCCTCCGGATCGTCGTCATAACGGCTCTTGCCTTCATTGGGGTCTTTCTTGCCCTGCAATTTCAGCGAAAGCTGCATAATCGTCTTGAAGAAG
Proteins encoded:
- a CDS encoding efflux transporter outer membrane subunit — encoded protein: MNAPYTIRRAPAFAAIRALTLAATFALLLSACSLAPRYERPEQDIPEQWRKVDLGSAPLNTDWWTRFNDPVLTALVEEALKNNQDLAESLARIDSAAAQVGVATSALFPYVSADGGASSQSSSTRVANYSTQADRTNTNYQGSLNASWELDFWGKYRNNRTMLSDVLMNSVVGHEALRLSVAGQTAQGYFALLALDMQLDTARRTLKSREDAFGIYTSRYKQGDITELDWQRARAEVETARAQVHTSTVAVDQAEAALAVLLGRSPRDIINSAMPRGMAIGMLPSPPVLPAGLPSELLERRPDVRAAEYLVMAYNANIGVARAQFFPSISLTGMLGTLSAAVGNLFINPSAAWSYGASGTLPILDFGNNWYNLKDAEAQKKAAIAVYLKTVQTAFQDIRTSLTSQREADAIVRSMQIQVESLRRAVDIARLQYDNGYTDYLTVLDAERQLFSAELQLAAALRDRLNAVVSVCMALGGGWADPGKSPSFPVVNTERLLQEETGVGKTAPAAAPASNGN